TGACGTACGCCGACGCGATGGCCCGCTTCGGCTCCGACAAGCCCGACCTCCGGATGGGCAACGAGCTCGTCGAGTGCACCGACTACTTCAAGGACACGCCTTTCCGGGTGTTCCAGGCCGAGTACGTCGGCGCGGTAGTCATGCCCGGCGGGGCCGGCCAGCCCCGCAAGAAGCTCGACGCTTGGCAGGACTGGGCCAAGCAGCGCGGCGCCAGGGGGCTCGCCTACGTGCTGGTCACCGAGGACGGCGAACTGGGCGGCCCGGTGGCCAAGAACCTCTCGGACGACGAGAAGGCCGGACTGGCCGCGCACGTGGGTGCAGCACCGGGCGACTGCGTCTTCTTCGCCGCCGGTGCCACCAAGCCGAGCCGCGCCCTGCTGGGCGCCGCACGCCTGGAGATCGGCCGTCGCGGCGGCCTGATCGACGAGAGTGCCTTCGCCTTCACCTGGGTGGTCGACGCCCCTATGTTCGAGCCCGCCTCCGAGGCGGTCGCCAGCGGCGACGTCGCGGTCGGCGCAGGCGCCTGGACGGCCGTCCACCACGCGTTCACGGGCCCCAAGCCCGAGCACGCCGACACCTTCGACACAGATCCCGGCAACGCGCTGGCCTACGCCTACGACATCGTCTGCAACGGCAACGAGCTGGGCGGCGGGTCGATCCGGATCCACCGCGCGGACGTGCAGAGGCGGGTCTTCGCGGTCATGGGCCTCTCCGAGGAGCAGGCACAGGAGAAGTTCGGCTTCCTCCTCGACGCCTTCACCTTCGGCGCCCCGCCGCACGGTGGCATCGCCGTCGGCATGGACCGGATCTGCGCCCTCCTGGCCGGCACCGAGTCGATCCGCGACGTCATCGCGTTCCCGAAGTCCGGGGGTGGCTACGACCCGCTGACGGCTGCTCCGGCGCCGATCACCGTGGAGCAGCGCAAGGAAGCCGGCGTCGACGCGCCGGCGGCGAAGGACGTCCCGTCGGCGGAGTGATGTCCGGGACGTTTTTCGCTCGTCCTCCTGACCGGCCGGAGAACGGGTCGAGACCAGATCGTTACGCGCGGGTGATCGTCCGTGCGGTCTGTGTCACATAGAGTCCCGTTTCGGCGCCGACGGCGTCACCGGGGTCAAACCCGGCACGGACTGAAGACGGTTTTCACCGTCTGAACGAGGTGAGTATGTCGATTCCCGGCGCGGGCGAGGTCATGGCCACGCACACGGAGGACTCGGTCGTCGAGGATGCGACCGCACCCAGGGAGCCGATGGCGGGCCGTTCGCCGATGCGCATCGCCCTCGGCCGGCTCCGCAAGGACACCGTCGCGATGGTGTGCTTCGGGATCGTGATGATCTTCGTGCTGATCGCGATCTTCGCCGGCACATTGGCCGATCTGTTCAACGTCGACCTCACGGTCGGCAACCCGGCCGACCAGCTCGACTTCCTCGGTGACGGCATGCCGCTGAAGGGGCCGCCCAACCACGGCTTCGACCCCGAGCACCCGTTCGGAGTGTCCCCCAACACGGCCAACGACAACCTGGCCTACTGGCTCTACGGCTGCCGCACGTCGTTGCTCATCGCTACGACGTCCACCGTGCTCGCGACGATCATCGGGGTCGTCCTCGGCCTGGTGGCCGGCTTCACGGGTGGTGTCGTCGACAAGGTCGTCTCGTTCATCACCGACCTGTTCCTGACCCTGCCGTTCCTGCTGATCGCCCTGATCACGGCGCCGATCATCAACTCGCGTTTCAACGACCAGCCCGACCTCTATTCGACGCTCCAGAAGTGGAGCCTGGTCGGGATCCTGGTGTTCTTCGGCTGGATGGGTGTGTGTCGTCTGGTGCGGGGCGAGACGATCTCGTTGCGGGAGCGCGAGTTCATCCAGGCCTCGCGCGTGATCGGCATGCCGACGCGACGCATCCTCTTCAAGGAGCTGCTGCCCAACTTGGTCTCGCCGATCGTGGTGTCGGTTTCACTGTTGCTGCCCGCCTTCATCGCCCTCGAGGCCGGACTCGCGTTCCTCGGCGTCGGCATCACCCAGGGCGCGTCCTGGGGTCAGACGATCCTGCTGGCCAGCAAGTACTTCGAGAAGTACCCCCTCTACCTCTGGGAGCCCCTGCTCGGGATCGTCGTCCTGACGGTCTCCTTGAACCTTCTCGGCGACGCCATCCGCGACGCCGTCGACCCCAAGACCCGGCGCTGACCGGGACGGCCTGCCGGTCCCGGCAGGCCCCACAGATGTTGTCGCGGGCGCCCGTTTCGCGGCACGAACGAAAGAAAGGCTGGACAACATGAAGCGCACCAAGTCGCTTGCCGTTGTCGCCGGCTTCGCCATGGTCACGCTTGCGGCCTGTGGTGGAAACGGTGATAGCGGAGGAGGATCCGGTTCGGAGAACAAGGACAAGTTCAAGGAGGCCGGTTCCGGCTTCGAACAGGTCGCCGATGCCGAGGGCCCGGCGCCGGAGATCGAGGGGGCAGCCACCGGCGGCACCATCACGGCGCTCATCCCGCTTGACCCGGGTCCGGAAGACCTCGACCCGACCAACGGCTGGTCGGTGCTCGGCAACTCGATCCAGCAGGCCCTCACCACTCGGGCGCTGACGCAGTACCGCCGCAATGCGGACTCCGGCGAGATGGAGCTGGTGCCCGACATCGCCACCGACCTCGGCACGCCCAACGAGGACTTCACCGAGTGGAAGTTCACGATCAAGGACAACGTCAAGTGGGAGACCGGGGACCCGGTCACCGCCGAGGAGGTCAAGAACGGGATCCTGCGCTCGTTCGACACCGAGACCTTCACCTCGGGTCCCGGCCAGGCCTACACGGTCGGCTGGGTCGACTGCCCCGAGGACTACGCCGGCCCGACCAAGAGCGGCGACTGCGACGCGGTCCAGGCTGACGGTCAGGACCTGACGGTCCGGACGAGCAAGCCGTTCCCGGACTTCAACTTCTGGTCCACCTTCATGGCGATCGGCCCGGTCCCGCTCAAGAACGCCGACTTCCCCGAGTACGGCCGCAAGCCGCTCTCGACTGGTCCCTACAAGATCAAGGAGTTCCGCGTCAACGAGTCCCTGACCCTGGTCAAGAACGACCAGTGGGACCCGGCCTCCGACCCGGCTCGTCACCAGTACGCCGACGAGTGGGTGTTCAAGTTCGACCAGGACGAAGAGAAGACCGACCAGATCATGTTGTCCGACAGCTCCGAGTCGGCCACCACGATCGCCAACCACCTGGGTCCGACCGACGCCAACGAGCTGAAGGCGGCGCTGGGCGCGAACTACATCCAGCAGACCGGTCAGTGCATCAGCACGCGCACCCCCGACACCACCAAGATCACCGACCTCAAGATCCGTCAGGCGATCGGCTGGGCGTTCGACTTCAACAACGTGCAGCTCGCCAGCGGCAACATCCCCGGTGTGACGCGGATCCCGGCCCAGGGCCTGATGCC
This is a stretch of genomic DNA from Nocardioides sp. InS609-2. It encodes these proteins:
- the aspS gene encoding aspartate--tRNA ligase, with product MIRTHDAGALRAEHVGQTVILAGWVARRRDHGGVAFLDLREASGIVQVVVRDEAVAHSLRSEFCLKITGEVSLRPEGNANPNLPSGEIEVIAAPGTSGVEVLSTSAALPFPIDDHVDVGEEARLKHRYLDLRRTGPNNALRLRSKVNKAARDVLDRHDFVEIETPTLTRSTPEGARDFLVPARLQPGSWYALPQSPQLFKQLLMVAGMERYYQIARCYRDEDFRADRQPEFTQLDIEMSFVDQDDVIALMEDVLAAMWKLIDVDIPRPIPRMTYADAMARFGSDKPDLRMGNELVECTDYFKDTPFRVFQAEYVGAVVMPGGAGQPRKKLDAWQDWAKQRGARGLAYVLVTEDGELGGPVAKNLSDDEKAGLAAHVGAAPGDCVFFAAGATKPSRALLGAARLEIGRRGGLIDESAFAFTWVVDAPMFEPASEAVASGDVAVGAGAWTAVHHAFTGPKPEHADTFDTDPGNALAYAYDIVCNGNELGGGSIRIHRADVQRRVFAVMGLSEEQAQEKFGFLLDAFTFGAPPHGGIAVGMDRICALLAGTESIRDVIAFPKSGGGYDPLTAAPAPITVEQRKEAGVDAPAAKDVPSAE
- a CDS encoding ABC transporter permease yields the protein MSIPGAGEVMATHTEDSVVEDATAPREPMAGRSPMRIALGRLRKDTVAMVCFGIVMIFVLIAIFAGTLADLFNVDLTVGNPADQLDFLGDGMPLKGPPNHGFDPEHPFGVSPNTANDNLAYWLYGCRTSLLIATTSTVLATIIGVVLGLVAGFTGGVVDKVVSFITDLFLTLPFLLIALITAPIINSRFNDQPDLYSTLQKWSLVGILVFFGWMGVCRLVRGETISLREREFIQASRVIGMPTRRILFKELLPNLVSPIVVSVSLLLPAFIALEAGLAFLGVGITQGASWGQTILLASKYFEKYPLYLWEPLLGIVVLTVSLNLLGDAIRDAVDPKTRR
- a CDS encoding ABC transporter substrate-binding protein — encoded protein: MKRTKSLAVVAGFAMVTLAACGGNGDSGGGSGSENKDKFKEAGSGFEQVADAEGPAPEIEGAATGGTITALIPLDPGPEDLDPTNGWSVLGNSIQQALTTRALTQYRRNADSGEMELVPDIATDLGTPNEDFTEWKFTIKDNVKWETGDPVTAEEVKNGILRSFDTETFTSGPGQAYTVGWVDCPEDYAGPTKSGDCDAVQADGQDLTVRTSKPFPDFNFWSTFMAIGPVPLKNADFPEYGRKPLSTGPYKIKEFRVNESLTLVKNDQWDPASDPARHQYADEWVFKFDQDEEKTDQIMLSDSSESATTIANHLGPTDANELKAALGANYIQQTGQCISTRTPDTTKITDLKIRQAIGWAFDFNNVQLASGNIPGVTRIPAQGLMPPGMSGRKEFFPADEQFSYNADKAKALLEEAGEPGYKLTFIYDDSDPTLKAGAEAEKKGYEQAGFTVEMIPYQEDAYALFDDPDNPINKKLNLRSVNWCSDWPAGSTMLPPLIGTDQAYNTSFFSNEAVDARMDEIATLPIDEQAAAWGDLDEEVGQKYLPNIVTAYRNDLFGAGAKIGGFSGDAAMSAINYKDLFVKQ